In one Pseudomonas sp. R84 genomic region, the following are encoded:
- a CDS encoding aspartate aminotransferase family protein, translating to MSVEHAAVQRADFDQVMVPNYAPAAFIPVRGAGSRVWDQAGRELIDFAGGIAVNVLGHAHPALVGALTEQANKLWHVSNVFTNEPALRLAHKLIDATFAERVFFCNSGAEANEAAFKLARRVAFDRFGTEKYEIIAALNSFHGRTLFTVNVGGQSKYSDGFGPKITGITHVPYNDLAALKAAVSDKTCAVVLEPIQGEGGVLPAELAYLQGARELCDANNALLVFDEVQTGMGRSGKLFAYQHYGVTPDILTSAKSLGGGFPIAAMLTTEALAKHLVVGTHGTTYGGNPLACAVAEAVIDVINTPEVLSGVNAKHDKFKARLEQIGEKYGLFTQVRGLGLLIGCVLNDAWKGKAKDIFNAAEKEGLMILQAGPDVIRFAPSLVVEDADIDAGLDRFERAAAALTQV from the coding sequence ATGTCCGTTGAGCACGCTGCGGTACAACGCGCTGATTTCGACCAGGTAATGGTTCCCAACTACGCGCCTGCCGCTTTCATTCCGGTGCGTGGCGCCGGTTCCCGTGTCTGGGATCAGGCCGGCCGCGAGCTGATCGACTTCGCCGGCGGGATTGCCGTTAACGTATTGGGCCATGCGCACCCGGCGCTGGTCGGTGCACTGACCGAGCAGGCGAACAAGCTGTGGCACGTGTCCAACGTGTTCACCAACGAGCCGGCCCTGCGCCTGGCGCACAAGCTGATCGACGCCACGTTCGCCGAGCGCGTGTTCTTCTGCAACTCCGGCGCTGAAGCCAACGAGGCCGCGTTCAAGCTGGCCCGTCGTGTTGCGTTCGACCGTTTCGGCACTGAGAAATACGAAATCATTGCCGCGCTGAACAGCTTCCACGGCCGTACCCTGTTCACCGTCAACGTTGGTGGCCAATCGAAGTACTCCGACGGTTTCGGCCCGAAAATCACCGGCATCACCCACGTGCCTTATAACGATCTGGCAGCGCTGAAAGCCGCCGTTTCCGACAAGACCTGTGCGGTCGTGCTGGAACCGATCCAGGGCGAGGGCGGCGTACTGCCAGCCGAGCTGGCTTACCTGCAAGGTGCCCGCGAACTGTGCGACGCGAACAACGCTCTGCTGGTGTTCGACGAAGTGCAGACGGGCATGGGCCGCAGCGGCAAGCTGTTCGCCTATCAGCATTACGGCGTGACCCCGGACATCCTCACCAGCGCCAAGAGCCTGGGCGGTGGTTTCCCGATCGCGGCGATGCTGACCACCGAAGCACTGGCCAAACACTTGGTCGTCGGCACTCACGGCACCACGTACGGCGGCAACCCGCTGGCGTGCGCGGTCGCTGAAGCGGTGATCGACGTAATCAACACCCCTGAAGTGCTGAGCGGCGTGAATGCCAAGCACGACAAGTTCAAGGCGCGCCTTGAGCAGATCGGCGAGAAATACGGCTTGTTCACTCAGGTGCGTGGCCTCGGTCTGCTGATCGGTTGCGTACTGAACGATGCCTGGAAAGGCAAAGCCAAAGACATCTTCAACGCTGCTGAAAAAGAAGGCCTGATGATTCTGCAGGCGGGCCCGGACGTGATCCGTTTCGCCCCGAGCCTGGTGGTGGAAGACGCCGATATTGATGCCGGTCTGGATCGTTTCGAGCGCGCGGCTGCAGCATTGACGCAAGTCTGA
- a CDS encoding DUF6543 domain-containing protein yields the protein MHPSQRHPPAASTATSDAQHHDDHYLPLKKALPDWLGNISTGRREALGNTRPQASAAIQAAPTESHQQMKTLNAAHWVAQSKVDQSLEHLQDASAFAEPLLKQQLKDCFGLDLDVRNTFVRLYIPATTPWFPITTGARVWTVSLLDAALHNFEEKETSENAFEAESTYTNRPSATGQFETLPALKSTLSIPAFTRLCRSLDLGARYKTHLEDNLGYSDPMVASVLRGKIDDSQKAAMKAALQWARMNHDVSESYFRLIDAVIDGMTGLYISGAQVKSHDMGMLCAPLTGIVVFAPDLYVSRDPARVVAYVPDDPEHPFKEYASTYELFVELTRQLRSKDYQQFFSRFVNHEHRGFFFSTLNSRLTQMTWHPPEPGSSLPAWRETPVERPDLQTTLTPFPDNLWQHLYQAKLNKIFNDARVIAVPTSVVDQKARWAFWDSVSNILSSIVQTAALIVAPFVPVLGEAMMAYMAYQMLDEAFEGIIEWGQGRTTEAFEHLMDTVESLIQLGIFGVGGAIGAGEFRKVLPKEVVAFIDRFKPVQLSNGATRYWDPDLTRYQHTAVPDAGSMPNELGLHTHQGKQLLPLEDAHFAVSESAIPGQYIIEHPTRPDAYQPTVRHNGAGAWHTEMEQPLAWDTDTALRRVSPAIDTFSPTERETILRVSGVNDDAVRKMHVDQQTPPPLLADSIQRFKIDQQLQRFIDQLDSNVAEQYRRADPVTQLQLLTEHGRWPSSQRLRLANQQGELLWQSSADESLPLIELRQDSLIDGDLLKTLLASLDEQQTKALLAESFGGPMPSLDVRSQTLRQQLAHLARRHRSSMFESRYQALQHIDDPLAQALVSHDPSLPASITRELLDTATGSELMQINEGELPPRQQALLQRAQQEVRVTRAYEGLALKSVSNADSDSLALHSLKLLPGWSGDVRIEIRDGRYGGRVLDSIGREDAPAQKVLVRQSDGRYQPFDDRDQELHSATDFYSSVLYALPDGERRSLNMQIGQSDLLQSAIRERTLARNELRTVMFETPILQPAVDTLRLEGFGDQRLSTPRRLEDADFFEAGELGAVGIEHQDNLMTTGQRIVSPEERVQEVFRGFSAEEARNYVAAFQNDPAALNVELARRRNEHMKLSDDLRRWEIDVPANDPVSGLPLTYIERRAALQNRARLRDALLRCWRRQTRGPAGYMLQIAEPILGDLPVLEADFGHVSMLSINGSASTRAVDAFLQRFPSMLYLDAQNLNLPNLPQSVSAMPNLRQLILRNCGIRHSAANQTLLAALPHLSLLDLRGNALGTPPDISALPSLRHLNLSRTGISTVPANMLDHPRLITASFEGNNITEIPPPFFNLASSLSDGFGFADNPLTTATREKVKAFYNHTGKHFGVRPESADIERAVALFPALNADQASDLLYRLPGTLFEGRFQLARWEVELSHLRTELGTWAERIPALEPIFRRPLTVDEQASERNARNAFRETLEQFWRSRSASVRQSELVANLDFMGDMPILSANFDHVSRLRLTGNKNISALLPFMQRFKHLNTLELHAFDLEPIALSSIKMPRLNVLELNDCGVVLTPENQATLVSLNNLHTLDLSNNPLGTFPDLNQLPELTYLDLSNTGINVVPEGLTSHPNLRTAILSGNRISEIPDAVFDMPANQSDGLDFSDNPLTRETHNKIKTYYRRTGLDFDVRADESDIALMRQLFPSLDEQEASDVFYDLPGTLADGRTQLMQWRAELNQMTTDLTLWAPQVPSTHPVTGEILTAIELFDQYAARSEFGQQLERFWRHRYGESGMRADFFEADLRFFGEFPRLTADFSHVSGVKLKGNNAIGAPEAFIDLFVNTRELELQQFPLNEIPQAVARLSTLKELSLPRCGITFNAVDQSTLSTLRSLELLDLSHNPLTMAPDLRLFPAMRDILLTNTGIPALPDGIADHPNLKNALLNGNRITDLPEQFFSLDLDLADGLNLGNNPLSLAARERIKTYYLEQGRHFDVMPDVSDLASAQRLYPWMDVDDASHLIYHLPGTLQAGTAQLMRWEAEISQMISDLSAWSDRVPVRNPATGEHWGAIHRAIEQSHRKQFSQKLEEFWRGRNPDKPELRLNSLEFDASFAGELPPLTADFSHVIRLSIQGNEALNAPTGFLSCFSGLQVLELRSFALGRVPRALSLMPAMETLTMSSCGIVLDTMGQTTLSRMNRLKALDLYNNPLGTAPDISSLRALKTLDLTRTGISQIPAGLGQLTKLRYALLSENAIVDLPQDMTGFASNGVDLRANPLSVAARDRIKAEYRITRKHLGVTADEADIALTQALYPGINEADANHLIYSLPGTMAEGRLELLRRQRDLTTLLGELGTWAKEAARDPFTGATLEGEALQQENARRTWFKDGLERRLREAPVGFAPTGLACDLSFIGELPTLSGRFEQVTELTLTSTARVHPRVDRLLELFPNLENLDIRAYQLNEIPPAVFRMSKLTDLELPYCRIVLNAQTASALARMENLQKLDLSHNPLGLTPDLRNLHMCYSLHLENTGLSELPPGLFELPRLNYADLSGNAITELPDPLPSPTSGAKTTYEFTGNPLNAQSQQRLTTYSEAVKAHLLEEYERRRNQADPLDNFRAISFSD from the coding sequence ATGCATCCGTCTCAACGACACCCACCGGCAGCCTCGACCGCCACGAGTGACGCGCAGCATCACGATGATCATTATCTGCCGCTGAAAAAAGCCCTGCCCGACTGGCTCGGTAACATTTCCACAGGCCGGCGCGAGGCACTCGGAAACACCCGGCCGCAGGCGTCCGCCGCGATTCAGGCTGCTCCGACCGAAAGCCATCAACAGATGAAGACCCTCAACGCCGCGCACTGGGTCGCGCAAAGCAAAGTCGACCAGAGCCTGGAACACCTGCAGGACGCCAGCGCCTTTGCCGAACCGTTGCTCAAACAACAACTGAAAGACTGTTTCGGCCTGGACCTGGATGTGCGCAACACCTTTGTGCGCCTCTACATTCCCGCGACCACACCGTGGTTCCCGATCACCACGGGCGCCCGCGTCTGGACGGTGTCACTGCTGGATGCCGCGCTGCATAACTTCGAAGAAAAGGAAACCTCCGAAAACGCCTTCGAAGCCGAATCGACCTATACGAACCGTCCCTCGGCAACCGGTCAGTTCGAGACCTTGCCGGCGCTCAAATCCACACTGAGCATTCCAGCCTTCACCCGGTTGTGTCGCAGTCTGGATCTCGGCGCCCGCTATAAAACCCATCTGGAAGACAACCTTGGTTATTCCGATCCGATGGTGGCCTCCGTACTGCGCGGAAAAATAGACGACAGTCAGAAAGCCGCGATGAAAGCCGCACTGCAATGGGCGCGGATGAATCACGATGTCTCGGAAAGTTATTTTCGCTTGATCGACGCCGTGATCGACGGCATGACCGGGCTATATATCAGCGGCGCGCAGGTAAAGAGCCATGACATGGGAATGCTGTGCGCGCCGCTCACCGGTATCGTCGTCTTTGCCCCCGACCTGTATGTGTCGCGAGACCCGGCACGGGTGGTGGCCTATGTCCCGGACGACCCCGAACACCCCTTCAAGGAATACGCCTCGACCTACGAACTGTTTGTCGAACTGACGCGCCAGTTGCGCTCGAAAGACTATCAACAGTTTTTCAGCCGCTTTGTGAACCACGAACATCGCGGGTTTTTCTTCAGCACCCTCAACAGCCGCTTGACGCAGATGACGTGGCATCCGCCGGAGCCCGGCAGTTCGCTGCCCGCGTGGCGCGAAACCCCGGTCGAGCGGCCGGACCTGCAAACCACCCTGACGCCGTTCCCTGACAATCTCTGGCAACACCTTTATCAAGCGAAACTGAACAAGATCTTCAATGACGCCCGGGTGATCGCCGTGCCCACCTCCGTAGTGGACCAAAAGGCGCGCTGGGCGTTCTGGGATTCAGTAAGCAACATCCTCTCGAGCATTGTTCAGACCGCCGCGCTGATCGTCGCGCCGTTTGTGCCGGTACTCGGTGAAGCGATGATGGCGTACATGGCCTATCAAATGCTCGACGAAGCCTTCGAGGGCATCATCGAGTGGGGCCAGGGCCGCACGACAGAAGCCTTCGAGCACTTGATGGACACCGTCGAATCGCTGATCCAACTCGGCATCTTCGGCGTGGGCGGTGCGATTGGTGCCGGCGAATTTCGCAAGGTCCTGCCCAAGGAGGTGGTCGCATTCATCGATCGTTTCAAGCCTGTGCAATTGAGCAACGGCGCAACCCGCTACTGGGATCCCGATCTGACCCGCTACCAACACACAGCGGTGCCCGATGCCGGCTCAATGCCCAACGAACTGGGTTTGCACACGCATCAAGGCAAACAACTGCTGCCACTGGAAGACGCCCATTTTGCCGTGAGCGAAAGTGCGATTCCCGGCCAATACATCATCGAACACCCGACTCGACCCGACGCCTACCAACCGACGGTGCGGCACAACGGCGCCGGTGCCTGGCACACCGAAATGGAACAACCACTGGCGTGGGACACCGACACGGCGCTGCGACGAGTCTCCCCTGCCATCGATACGTTCTCGCCGACCGAGCGCGAGACCATTCTTCGTGTCAGTGGCGTCAATGACGATGCCGTGCGCAAGATGCATGTCGATCAACAAACACCGCCGCCGCTGCTGGCCGACAGCATCCAGCGCTTCAAGATCGATCAACAGCTGCAACGCTTCATCGATCAGCTCGACAGCAACGTGGCCGAACAATACCGGCGCGCCGATCCGGTGACGCAGCTGCAACTGCTGACGGAACACGGTCGCTGGCCGAGCAGCCAGCGCCTGCGTCTGGCTAATCAACAGGGCGAACTGCTCTGGCAATCTTCGGCGGACGAATCCTTGCCACTGATCGAGCTTCGCCAGGACAGCCTGATCGATGGCGACCTGCTCAAAACCCTGCTTGCGTCCCTCGACGAGCAACAAACCAAAGCCCTGCTCGCAGAATCCTTCGGCGGGCCAATGCCTTCACTCGATGTCCGTAGTCAGACCTTGCGCCAACAACTGGCCCATCTCGCCCGCCGCCATCGCAGCTCGATGTTCGAATCGCGCTATCAGGCCCTGCAGCACATTGACGACCCGTTGGCCCAAGCGCTTGTCAGCCACGATCCATCACTGCCGGCGAGCATCACTCGCGAACTGCTCGACACTGCCACTGGCAGCGAGCTGATGCAGATCAACGAAGGTGAACTGCCACCGCGCCAGCAGGCACTCCTGCAACGGGCGCAACAGGAGGTGCGCGTTACCCGCGCTTACGAGGGGCTGGCGCTGAAGTCCGTGAGCAATGCCGATTCCGACTCTCTGGCGCTGCACAGCCTCAAGTTACTGCCGGGCTGGAGCGGCGATGTGCGCATCGAAATCCGCGACGGTCGCTATGGAGGCCGCGTACTCGACAGCATCGGACGCGAAGATGCACCCGCACAGAAAGTGCTGGTGCGCCAATCGGACGGTCGCTATCAGCCCTTTGACGACCGCGACCAGGAACTGCACTCGGCCACGGATTTTTACTCCAGCGTTTTGTACGCGCTACCCGATGGCGAGCGCCGAAGTCTGAATATGCAGATCGGTCAGAGCGACCTGCTGCAGTCGGCGATCCGCGAGCGAACACTGGCACGCAATGAACTGCGCACCGTAATGTTCGAGACGCCAATCCTTCAGCCTGCGGTGGACACGCTACGCCTTGAGGGCTTCGGCGATCAGCGACTGAGTACCCCCAGGCGCCTTGAAGATGCCGACTTTTTTGAAGCGGGCGAACTCGGTGCGGTCGGCATCGAACATCAGGACAACCTGATGACCACCGGCCAGCGCATCGTCAGCCCCGAGGAGCGTGTGCAGGAAGTTTTTCGAGGCTTCTCCGCTGAGGAAGCACGAAATTACGTGGCTGCTTTTCAGAATGATCCGGCCGCACTCAACGTTGAACTGGCCAGGCGTCGCAATGAACACATGAAGCTCAGCGATGATCTGCGTCGCTGGGAAATTGATGTCCCGGCCAACGATCCGGTCAGTGGCCTGCCGTTGACCTACATCGAGCGCCGGGCAGCCCTGCAGAATCGCGCCCGACTCAGGGACGCACTGTTGCGTTGCTGGCGCAGACAGACCCGTGGCCCCGCCGGCTACATGTTGCAGATCGCCGAACCGATCCTCGGTGACTTGCCCGTACTGGAGGCGGATTTTGGTCACGTCTCGATGCTCTCCATAAACGGCAGCGCCAGCACCAGGGCTGTGGATGCGTTTTTGCAACGCTTCCCGAGCATGCTGTATCTGGATGCGCAAAATCTCAACCTGCCGAATCTGCCCCAATCCGTGAGTGCCATGCCCAATCTGCGTCAGTTGATCCTGCGCAACTGTGGCATCCGCCATTCGGCGGCCAACCAGACGTTGCTGGCGGCATTGCCCCATCTCTCGCTGCTGGATCTGCGCGGTAATGCCTTGGGTACGCCCCCGGACATCAGCGCACTGCCATCGCTGCGTCACCTCAATCTGTCGAGAACGGGCATTTCCACAGTGCCTGCCAACATGCTCGATCATCCGCGCCTGATCACCGCGAGTTTCGAGGGCAACAACATCACGGAAATACCGCCGCCCTTTTTCAATCTGGCCAGCTCTCTCAGTGACGGTTTCGGGTTTGCCGACAACCCGCTGACGACAGCCACTCGGGAGAAGGTCAAAGCGTTCTATAACCACACCGGAAAACACTTCGGGGTACGACCGGAGTCTGCAGACATCGAGCGCGCCGTGGCATTGTTTCCGGCACTCAACGCTGATCAGGCCAGTGATCTGCTGTATCGGTTGCCCGGCACCCTGTTCGAAGGCCGATTTCAACTCGCCCGCTGGGAGGTCGAACTCAGCCATCTGAGAACCGAACTGGGTACCTGGGCCGAGCGGATTCCGGCGCTCGAACCCATTTTCAGGCGGCCGTTGACCGTCGATGAACAAGCCTCCGAGCGCAATGCCAGGAACGCATTCCGGGAAACACTGGAACAGTTCTGGCGCAGCAGGTCGGCCTCTGTCCGGCAAAGCGAGCTGGTAGCGAATCTGGACTTTATGGGCGACATGCCCATCCTCAGCGCCAACTTCGACCATGTCTCCCGCTTGCGGCTCACCGGTAACAAAAATATTTCGGCCTTGCTCCCGTTCATGCAGCGCTTCAAGCACCTGAACACATTGGAGTTGCATGCCTTCGACCTCGAACCGATTGCGCTGTCATCGATCAAAATGCCGCGGCTCAATGTGCTGGAGCTCAACGATTGCGGTGTGGTGCTGACCCCGGAAAATCAGGCGACACTGGTCTCGCTCAACAACCTGCATACGCTGGACTTGAGCAACAACCCGCTGGGGACTTTCCCCGACCTTAATCAGTTGCCTGAACTCACCTACCTCGACCTGTCCAATACCGGCATCAACGTAGTACCCGAAGGGCTGACCAGCCACCCGAATTTGCGTACCGCCATCCTCAGCGGCAACCGTATCAGCGAAATACCCGATGCCGTGTTTGATATGCCGGCCAATCAGAGCGATGGCCTGGACTTCTCCGACAACCCGCTGACCCGTGAAACGCACAACAAGATAAAGACCTATTACCGACGCACCGGACTCGACTTCGACGTGCGCGCTGATGAGAGCGATATCGCCCTTATGCGTCAGCTGTTTCCGTCGCTGGACGAGCAGGAGGCCAGCGATGTGTTCTATGACTTGCCGGGCACCTTGGCGGATGGCCGGACTCAGCTCATGCAATGGCGTGCCGAACTTAACCAGATGACCACCGACCTGACCTTGTGGGCGCCCCAAGTGCCGAGCACCCACCCTGTCACCGGCGAAATCCTCACAGCCATCGAGTTGTTCGATCAGTACGCTGCCCGGTCCGAGTTCGGCCAACAACTGGAACGGTTCTGGCGTCACCGCTATGGTGAGTCGGGTATGCGCGCCGACTTCTTCGAGGCTGACCTGCGGTTCTTTGGTGAATTCCCCCGACTGACAGCAGATTTCAGCCATGTGTCGGGCGTAAAGCTCAAAGGCAACAACGCCATCGGTGCACCCGAGGCATTCATCGATTTGTTCGTCAACACACGGGAACTGGAACTGCAGCAATTCCCGCTGAATGAAATCCCCCAGGCAGTGGCCCGACTGTCAACGCTCAAGGAACTCTCCCTGCCCCGCTGCGGCATTACCTTCAACGCAGTCGACCAAAGCACCCTCTCGACGCTGCGCAGTCTTGAACTGCTGGACCTGAGCCACAACCCACTGACAATGGCACCCGACCTCCGGCTCTTCCCCGCCATGCGTGACATTCTGCTGACCAATACCGGCATTCCCGCCCTGCCCGATGGCATCGCCGATCACCCGAACCTGAAAAACGCGCTGCTGAACGGCAACCGCATCACCGACCTCCCCGAGCAGTTTTTCAGCCTCGACCTGGACCTCGCCGATGGACTCAATCTGGGTAACAACCCGCTGTCCCTCGCCGCTCGCGAACGCATCAAAACCTATTACCTCGAGCAAGGACGTCACTTTGACGTGATGCCGGACGTCAGCGACCTGGCCAGCGCACAGCGCCTGTATCCGTGGATGGATGTCGACGATGCCAGTCACTTGATCTATCACCTGCCCGGCACATTGCAGGCCGGTACGGCGCAACTGATGCGCTGGGAGGCGGAAATCAGCCAGATGATCAGCGACCTGAGTGCCTGGTCCGACCGCGTGCCGGTACGCAACCCCGCCACAGGCGAGCACTGGGGAGCTATTCATCGAGCGATTGAACAGAGCCACCGCAAACAGTTCAGTCAGAAACTGGAAGAATTCTGGCGCGGCAGAAACCCGGACAAACCCGAACTAAGGCTAAACTCGCTGGAATTCGATGCGTCCTTCGCCGGGGAGTTGCCGCCACTGACGGCCGACTTCAGTCACGTCATCCGCTTATCCATACAGGGCAACGAAGCCCTGAATGCACCCACAGGTTTTCTGTCGTGTTTCAGCGGACTGCAAGTCCTGGAACTGCGCAGTTTCGCCCTGGGTCGGGTGCCGCGAGCGCTGTCGCTGATGCCGGCCATGGAAACACTGACAATGAGCAGCTGCGGTATTGTCCTCGACACAATGGGGCAGACCACACTGTCCAGAATGAACCGCCTGAAGGCGCTGGACCTGTACAACAACCCACTGGGCACTGCACCGGATATCAGCTCATTGCGGGCACTGAAGACACTTGACCTGACCCGTACCGGTATCAGCCAGATACCCGCCGGCTTGGGGCAGTTGACGAAACTGCGCTACGCGTTGCTGAGTGAAAACGCCATTGTCGACTTGCCGCAGGACATGACCGGATTTGCCTCAAACGGCGTTGATCTGCGTGCCAACCCGCTGTCCGTTGCCGCCAGAGACCGGATCAAAGCCGAATACCGGATCACTCGCAAGCACTTGGGCGTTACGGCCGACGAAGCGGACATCGCCCTGACGCAAGCTCTGTACCCAGGCATCAACGAAGCCGATGCAAACCACCTGATCTACAGTCTGCCGGGCACTATGGCCGAAGGGCGGCTCGAATTATTGCGCCGACAGCGGGATCTGACGACATTGCTTGGCGAGCTCGGGACATGGGCGAAGGAAGCTGCGCGCGATCCGTTCACGGGGGCCACGCTGGAAGGCGAAGCGCTGCAACAGGAAAACGCCAGAAGAACCTGGTTCAAGGATGGCCTGGAGCGACGTTTGCGCGAGGCTCCGGTAGGCTTTGCACCGACTGGGCTGGCCTGTGACCTGTCGTTCATCGGTGAGTTACCGACACTGAGCGGGCGTTTCGAGCAGGTCACCGAACTGACACTGACCAGCACCGCCCGCGTACACCCCCGGGTTGACCGCCTGCTCGAACTGTTTCCGAATCTTGAGAACCTGGATATCCGGGCCTATCAGCTCAACGAGATTCCGCCAGCGGTGTTCCGCATGAGCAAGCTGACCGACCTGGAACTGCCCTACTGCCGGATCGTCCTGAACGCGCAAACCGCGAGCGCACTGGCGCGTATGGAGAACCTGCAAAAACTGGACTTGAGCCACAATCCGTTAGGGCTGACGCCGGACCTGAGAAACCTGCACATGTGCTACTCGTTGCATCTGGAAAATACCGGGCTGAGCGAACTGCCACCCGGGCTTTTCGAACTGCCCCGTTTGAATTATGCGGACCTGTCCGGCAACGCCATTACCGAACTCCCCGACCCGCTGCCCTCGCCGACCTCCGGCGCAAAAACCACCTACGAGTTCACGGGCAATCCCTTGAACGCACAGAGCCAGCAACGACTGACGACGTATAGCGAGGCGGTAAAAGCCCACTTGCTCGAGGAGTACGAAAGGCGCAGGAACCAGGCCGATCCGCTGGACAATTTCAGGGCTATCTCGTTTTCCGATTGA
- a CDS encoding ATP-binding cassette domain-containing protein, translating to MYKLEVQDLHKRYGSHEVLKGVSLKAAAGDVISIIGSSGSGKSTFLRCINLLEQPHAGKILLNNEELKLVANKDGALKAADPKQLQRMRSRLSMVFQHFNLWSHMTALENIMEAPVHVLGVSKAEAREKAEHYLNKVGVAHRKDAFPGHMSGGEQQRVAIARALAMEPEVMLFDEPTSALDPELVGDVLKVMQALAQEGRTMVVVTHEMGFAREVSNQLVFLHKGVVEESGNPREVLVNPQSERLQQFLSGSLK from the coding sequence ATGTACAAACTTGAAGTCCAAGACCTGCATAAACGCTATGGCAGTCACGAAGTGCTCAAGGGCGTGTCCCTGAAAGCGGCAGCCGGCGATGTGATCAGCATCATCGGCTCCAGTGGCTCCGGCAAAAGTACTTTCCTGCGCTGCATCAACCTGCTTGAGCAGCCGCACGCGGGCAAGATTCTGCTCAACAACGAAGAGCTGAAACTGGTGGCGAACAAGGACGGCGCGCTGAAAGCCGCTGATCCGAAGCAGCTGCAACGCATGCGTTCGCGCCTGTCGATGGTGTTCCAGCATTTCAACCTGTGGTCACACATGACTGCGCTGGAAAACATCATGGAAGCGCCGGTTCATGTACTCGGCGTGTCCAAGGCCGAAGCCCGCGAGAAAGCCGAGCACTACCTGAACAAGGTTGGCGTGGCCCATCGTAAAGACGCGTTCCCGGGGCACATGTCCGGTGGCGAGCAGCAGCGCGTGGCGATTGCTCGTGCGCTGGCGATGGAACCGGAAGTCATGCTGTTCGACGAACCGACTTCGGCGCTCGACCCGGAGCTGGTGGGCGACGTGCTGAAAGTCATGCAAGCGCTGGCTCAGGAAGGTCGCACCATGGTTGTGGTGACCCACGAGATGGGCTTTGCCCGTGAAGTGTCGAACCAGTTGGTGTTCCTGCACAAAGGCGTTGTTGAAGAAAGCGGCAACCCGCGTGAAGTGCTGGTGAATCCGCAGTCTGAACGTTTGCAACAATTCCTCTCGGGCAGCCTCAAGTAA
- the argR gene encoding transcriptional regulator ArgR, whose product MTAHRIGFLIWPSTKALTLALAEEALRVAQRVHPDVVYELSFLQAEAVTGAGAEGAWQLPGEAWTGKLENFQKLFLLADEPPTTLAPALSSALKQLVRAGTVIGGLSAGVYPLAQLGLLDGYRAAVHWRWQDDFAERFPKVIATSHLFDWDRDRLTACGGMSVLDLLLAVLARDHGAELAGAVSEELVVERIREGGERQRIPLQNRLGSSHPKLTQAVLLMEANIEEPLTTDEIAQHVCVSRRQLERIFKQYLNRVPSQYYLELRLNKARQMLMQTSKSIIQIGLSCGFSSGPHFSSAYRNFFGATPREDRNQRRSSSPFELSSVPPERG is encoded by the coding sequence ATGACTGCCCATCGAATTGGTTTCCTGATTTGGCCCAGCACTAAAGCGTTGACGCTGGCGCTGGCGGAGGAAGCCTTGCGTGTTGCTCAGCGTGTGCACCCGGACGTGGTTTACGAACTGTCGTTCCTGCAGGCCGAAGCCGTTACAGGAGCCGGGGCCGAAGGCGCCTGGCAACTGCCCGGTGAGGCCTGGACCGGCAAGCTCGAAAACTTCCAGAAACTGTTCCTGCTCGCTGACGAGCCGCCGACCACATTGGCCCCGGCGCTCAGCAGTGCGCTCAAGCAACTGGTGCGTGCGGGCACGGTCATCGGCGGTTTGTCCGCTGGCGTTTATCCATTGGCGCAACTCGGTTTGCTCGACGGTTATCGCGCGGCGGTGCACTGGCGCTGGCAGGACGATTTCGCCGAGCGCTTTCCGAAAGTCATCGCCACCAGTCACCTGTTCGACTGGGATCGCGATCGCTTGACCGCATGCGGCGGCATGTCCGTGCTCGATCTGTTGCTGGCGGTGCTGGCTCGCGATCACGGTGCAGAACTGGCCGGTGCAGTCTCGGAAGAACTGGTGGTTGAACGCATCCGCGAAGGTGGCGAGCGTCAGCGCATTCCGTTGCAGAACCGTCTCGGTTCCAGTCATCCGAAGCTCACCCAAGCGGTGTTGCTGATGGAAGCCAACATCGAAGAACCGCTGACCACCGACGAAATCGCCCAACACGTGTGCGTGTCCCGTCGACAGTTGGAGCGGATCTTCAAGCAATACCTCAACCGTGTGCCGAGCCAGTACTACCTGGAATTGCGCCTGAACAAGGCCCGGCAGATGTTGATGCAGACCAGCAAGTCGATCATTCAGATCGGCCTCTCGTGTGGCTTTTCTTCAGGGCCGCATTTCTCCAGCGCCTATCGCAATTTCTTCGGTGCCACGCCGCGGGAAGATCGCAACCAGCGGCGCAGCAGCAGCCCGTTCGAATTGTCTTCAGTGCCGCCCGAGCGCGGTTAG